From the genome of Muricauda sp. SCSIO 64092, one region includes:
- a CDS encoding sulfate adenylyltransferase subunit 1, whose amino-acid sequence MEVLKIATAGSVDDGKSTLIGRLLYDTHSLTDDKIEAIRNSSRKKGYDYLDFSLATDGLVAEREQGITIDVAHIYFSTAERSYIIADTPGHVEYTRNMVTGASTSQVAIILIDARKGVIEQTYRHFFINNLLRIKDVIVAVNKMDLVGYDQTVFEDIKQNFERLNANSTYAEQNVSYIPISALKGDNVVAKSNEMPWYQGETILQHLGGIESTDVNEEGEVRFSVQTVIRPKTDEFHDFRGFAGKIKGGNLKVGDQVTVLPSMTTSKIESIYFYDKGYKEAEAGSSVTITLEDEINIARGDMLVKSNELPRVEKDLTATVCWMDSKQLRPGTRYVVQHNTNRVLSKIAEVGSVIATDFSGKKASDGTLGLNEIGEVKIKLSKPIFSDSYIANKSNGSFILIDEHSNTTAGVGFIN is encoded by the coding sequence ATGGAAGTACTTAAAATAGCGACAGCCGGTAGTGTGGATGATGGTAAAAGCACCTTAATAGGACGGTTGCTTTATGATACCCACTCCCTTACGGATGACAAGATTGAGGCCATAAGGAACAGTAGCCGGAAAAAGGGATATGATTACCTGGACTTTTCACTGGCGACAGATGGTTTGGTCGCGGAGCGTGAACAGGGCATTACCATAGATGTGGCGCATATCTATTTTTCCACGGCAGAAAGAAGTTACATTATAGCAGATACCCCTGGACATGTGGAATACACCAGAAATATGGTCACCGGGGCATCAACCTCGCAAGTGGCCATCATTTTGATCGATGCCCGAAAAGGGGTAATAGAACAGACCTATCGTCATTTTTTCATTAACAATCTTTTGAGGATCAAGGACGTCATAGTTGCGGTCAATAAAATGGACCTGGTCGGTTACGACCAAACAGTTTTTGAGGATATCAAACAAAACTTTGAAAGACTGAACGCCAATAGTACTTATGCTGAGCAAAACGTGAGTTACATCCCCATAAGTGCCTTAAAGGGGGACAATGTAGTTGCAAAATCCAATGAGATGCCCTGGTATCAAGGGGAAACCATTCTTCAGCACTTGGGAGGTATTGAAAGCACCGATGTGAACGAAGAAGGAGAGGTTCGGTTTTCGGTACAGACCGTCATACGTCCAAAAACCGATGAATTCCATGATTTTAGGGGCTTTGCCGGTAAAATAAAAGGGGGTAACCTTAAAGTAGGGGACCAAGTAACCGTATTACCGTCCATGACCACCTCAAAGATCGAGTCGATTTATTTTTATGATAAAGGGTATAAGGAAGCAGAAGCCGGAAGTTCCGTAACCATTACCCTTGAAGATGAAATTAATATTGCACGAGGGGATATGTTGGTCAAAAGCAATGAACTGCCAAGGGTTGAAAAGGACCTGACTGCCACCGTTTGTTGGATGGACAGTAAGCAACTCCGTCCCGGAACAAGGTATGTTGTTCAGCATAATACCAACCGTGTCCTTTCCAAAATTGCCGAAGTAGGCAGCGTAATTGCTACGGATTTTTCAGGAAAAAAAGCATCGGATGGCACCCTGGGACTAAATGAAATAGGGGAGGTGAAAATAAAGTTGAGTAAACCCATTTTTTCGGATTCGTATATAGCGAATAAATCGAATGGATCATTTATTCTAATTGATGAACACAGTAACACCACGGCAGGTGTAGGTTTTATAAATTAA
- the cysD gene encoding sulfate adenylyltransferase subunit CysD, with the protein MDTTEQKDAKVFRANALESEAIYIFREVVAQFEKPVLLFSGGKDSITLVRLAQKAFWPAKIPFPLMHIDTGHNFPETIEFRDRLVKELGVELIVRHVQDSIDQGKVIEETGKYASRNTLQTTTLLDAIEEFKFDACIGGARRDEEKARAKERIFSVRDDFGQWDEKNQRPELFDMLNGKIEIGQNVRVFPISNWTELDVWNYIEQEQIEIPSIYFAHKRNTFLRDGLIWSAEDEVVFRAQDEEVQERTVRFRTVGDMSCTAAVESTANTIEKVVAEIRESKISERGARIDDKRSEAAMEKRKQQGYF; encoded by the coding sequence ATCGATACTACGGAACAAAAAGATGCAAAAGTCTTTAGGGCAAATGCCCTGGAAAGTGAAGCGATTTACATTTTTAGGGAGGTGGTAGCGCAATTTGAGAAACCAGTCCTACTTTTCTCGGGTGGTAAGGATTCCATTACCTTGGTTCGTTTGGCCCAAAAGGCATTTTGGCCGGCTAAGATCCCCTTTCCATTGATGCATATTGATACAGGGCATAATTTTCCCGAAACCATCGAATTTCGGGACCGATTGGTAAAGGAATTGGGAGTGGAACTGATCGTAAGGCATGTTCAGGATTCCATCGATCAGGGCAAGGTAATTGAAGAAACAGGAAAGTACGCAAGCCGAAATACTTTACAGACCACTACGCTATTGGATGCCATCGAGGAGTTTAAATTTGATGCCTGTATCGGAGGTGCGCGACGTGATGAAGAAAAGGCCCGGGCAAAGGAACGCATTTTTTCCGTGCGTGACGATTTTGGCCAGTGGGATGAAAAAAACCAACGCCCGGAATTGTTTGATATGCTCAATGGTAAGATTGAAATAGGCCAAAACGTGCGGGTTTTTCCAATTAGCAATTGGACAGAACTGGATGTGTGGAACTACATTGAACAGGAACAAATTGAAATTCCTTCCATTTATTTTGCCCATAAAAGAAACACCTTCCTTCGTGACGGGTTGATATGGTCGGCAGAAGATGAGGTTGTCTTTAGGGCCCAGGATGAAGAAGTACAGGAACGAACGGTCCGTTTTAGAACGGTAGGGGACATGAGTTGCACGGCAGCAGTGGAATCAACTGCAAATACCATAGAAAAGGTAGTGGCGGAAATCCGGGAATCCAAAATTTCGGAAAGAGGGGCCAGAATTGACGACAAACGGTCGGAAGCCGCAATGGAAAAACGGAAACAACAAGGATATTTTTAA
- a CDS encoding DUF2061 domain-containing protein: protein MIADQLIISNKKEKASFKKDKNSESPKRSIVKSISWRAIGTLDTIIISWVITGTLTLAFSIGVVELVTKMVLYFFHERIWNTISWGK from the coding sequence ATGATAGCAGACCAACTTATAATTTCAAACAAAAAAGAGAAAGCTTCCTTTAAAAAGGACAAGAACTCCGAAAGTCCAAAGCGCAGTATTGTAAAATCCATTAGCTGGAGAGCTATAGGCACCTTGGACACCATTATTATTTCTTGGGTCATTACAGGTACGTTAACCTTGGCCTTCTCCATTGGAGTGGTGGAATTGGTTACCAAAATGGTGCTTTACTTTTTTCACGAACGAATTTGGAATACGATAAGTTGGGGTAAATAA
- a CDS encoding phosphoadenosine phosphosulfate reductase family protein — protein sequence MSEDQLPKWNAQLKGIPPQEIIAWAIQHGTKPVVTTNFRPYEVAILHAVTDVDPNIPVIWCDTGYNTPQTYRHAEELISRLGLNIELYVPQQTVAHRNAVMGIPEIDDPLHKTFTEQVKLEPFKRAMAEHSPDVWFTNLRKGQTAHRDSLDILSLGSDGVLKVSPFFYWSDTQLDGYLSEYQLPNEHKYFDPTKVLENRECGLHT from the coding sequence ATGTCAGAAGATCAATTGCCAAAATGGAACGCCCAGTTAAAGGGAATTCCGCCACAGGAAATCATTGCCTGGGCCATTCAACACGGAACCAAGCCCGTGGTGACTACCAATTTTCGTCCCTATGAAGTGGCCATTTTACATGCGGTTACCGATGTGGACCCCAACATTCCCGTGATTTGGTGTGATACTGGCTATAATACACCGCAGACCTACAGGCATGCAGAGGAGCTGATCTCAAGGCTGGGCCTGAACATTGAATTGTACGTGCCACAACAAACGGTTGCCCATAGAAATGCGGTTATGGGAATTCCCGAAATCGATGACCCACTGCACAAAACATTTACGGAGCAGGTAAAGTTGGAACCCTTTAAAAGGGCTATGGCGGAGCATAGCCCCGATGTTTGGTTTACCAATTTAAGGAAAGGACAAACGGCGCACCGTGATTCCCTGGATATTTTGAGTTTGGGTAGCGATGGCGTCCTAAAAGTAAGCCCATTTTTCTATTGGAGTGATACGCAATTGGATGGATATCTATCCGAGTACCAATTGCCAAACGAACATAAATACTTTGATCCCACCAAGGTTTTGGAAAACCGGGAGTGCGGGTTACATACCTAA